CCGCTCATGTGTTtagggtccgggtgtcagacccctcccCCAAGAGATGACTGGGTGACCTATCCCGTGCattagtcatcagtatgaaaactcaatttggggccagaaaacccctttaattacagtGTCCTGGAAAGTTCTGCAACGTTCTAGTAGAAATCGTGTTCAATTCTTTATCATTCTTCAAGATCTCTGCTGCTGTCAGTGACCGGAACCCTAATGATTTACTTCCCAGGGCTGATCATGTGCAGCACAGACAGGTGAACGGCTTGTTCTAATGCAGCAATACTATGAAGCTTTCCACTCACTGACCACAATCAGAGGTACAAACTGACCCAAAAATTCTATCAGAAATTTCCAGAACTTTCCATGATACAATGACAATTCCGTAGAGGATTATGGCAGAACATTCTCCGCATTCGGGGCCCATTTTTAAGTCCAAAAATCACAACAATCTCACTTTGCCAGCAATGAGTTGGGGTCAGAAAAAATCTGATACAATCCATATCCAATCTCGTCGATCTCCTCCTCCGTCAGGTGACAGAACAAGTTGACTTTTTCGTTAAAATAGCAGGGGAGGGTCCCGATCCCCAGATACCCGATGAGCGCCTCTAGGATCTGAAGGAATCGGTCGGACATAGCTGACTCTGACCAATCAGACGAGTCGTTACTGAGGTGTAGGAGTACGTGTCTTAAGTGTGTTGCAGACAGATGGCCAAGTCCTGAGCGTCGGCGGCAGATGCTTCTTAGTAAGTGCAGACACTTCTGCCGGACGCCGGAATCGCCGCTGTCCAGCTCCTGGAGGCGGAGAATCTCCTCGCGGTAGTAGCTCGGTCGCCAGAGGTTTTCGGCCGGGGCGGTGGAATGGGAGTACGCCAGAAGGACGAGGTCTTTGGTTTCGGCTGCTGGAAGGATGTTGATGGTCATCCGGAAGTCCTGGCGAATGACCTCTAGTCTAAGGTCATCGGAGGCAATAACCGGCCGTATGCTGCAATCCAGGATCGTCCCGATGGCCGGCCAGTTGATGGACGCTGTGATGGCTTTGTGCAAGGACTCCACAATTGTCCTCGTGGACAAGTAGCCCCCCAGCATGAACCGATCCCACAGACTGCTCCCCCGCACCGTGTACTCCAGATTAACCCTTTTAATCATCCAGAATTGGGGGTCATTGAGAATAGTTTCATGTCCTGGTATGAAGGTCCACAGATCCGGCTCAAGAATCAGGGGCAGAAATACGTAAGCGTGGTCCAAACTGCTAACGGGGAGACCGTTCCCCAGGGCGCCCCCTAACTGCAGGACAGAGAACGGCATCTCAGGGTGTTTGGCTTTCAGGAAGTCCTGCAGTTCACTCATGATGTCGAGCACCAGCTGCTTCACCACCTGCGTCTCAGCGTCCGGCACAAGGGCTTCATGGgtgtagtaatggaggagggtcTCCTGTAAGGTGAGGCACATGGGGGTCTCCTCAACAACAGGGGGCTGCTCAGGGGTCCTGCTCGAAGCTGCCACATCTGTGAgggcaaaaataaaacatttctatCAACCACAATGTTCATAGCACCCCAAAACTTTCCATTGACTTCTGCTTTATAATTAAGTTACTGATTCTATACTGtagtcacatctaaagctgcaaGAAGAACGGAGATCAGATTTGTATTTGACCGGAATCAGAGTGACGTGTACTGTATAAAGTGAGATTAATAATGTGACCTGTGATGGGCTTGCTGGGCTCGGGGGCTGGTAACGCAGCGCTCAGGTCGGCACGCTTTGCTTTTCGCAGTAGTTTCGGGGAGGCCTTCAGCAGCACGGCTTCCTTCCAGCTTTCCTCTATGGATTTCTGTTCTATTTTCCCATCTGTATCTTTCTCGTCGGGAGGCGACGCTGCTCGGTCAATTAGCTGCAGACAAGAGGAACAGTATGAGCCACAGTCATGTGCCGTGTCAGCAATGAGGCCCTTAAAGGGCCCCTGACCCCATAGATTTATATTCTGCAATTACACAGGGACACGTGGGGCTTCTCCATTAAGTAGAATTTTACAGTTTAAACCTTCATATACTGATATTTAGATTCTCACCCGCTTTACTGCCAGTGTGGCAATGCCCAACATCGCTGCGCCCCCAACACCGAGCACCAGCCTGGCATTGGCCAGTAAGAAATCCACCACACCGCTGAGGCCATCGTCTGACTTCTTGCCTTTCCTCTGAAGCGGCATTTCAGCCATGATAACACTGAAGGGGAAGCAAGAGAAGATCACGTCACATGTATACAGGGCTGGAGCGGCCAATATAACTATAGTATCACCGTGTATGcgagggtaatacacacagtgatgtcacagtacaggataatacacacagtgatgtcacagtacaggataacacacacagtgatgtcacagtacaggataacacacacagtgatgtcacagtacagggataatacacacagtgatgtcacagtacaggataatacacacagtgatgtcacagtacaggataatacacatagtgatgtcacagtacagggataatacacacagtgatgtcacagtacagagataatacacacagtgatgtcacagtacagagataatacacagtgatgtcacagtacatagataatacacacagtgatgtcacagtacagagataatacacacagtgatgtcacagtacaggataatacacacagtgatgtcacagtacaggataatacacacagtgatgtcacagtacaggataatacacacacatgctgggagttgtagtttagcaGCAGCTATAAATCCAAAGGTTGGAGGTCACCGCTCATTGTAGATAAACAGGAGCACAGAGCAGATTATATGTTATCTGTGATGCGGTAGaacactatgtactatataccGTGTACTATATaccatgtactatatactgtgtgctcTGTCCATGGCCATGTTATAATTACAGGATGGATACAGACATGACTATATATACCAGTGTGATAAGTCTGAGCCACCCACACAGATCTGGGCTGTGACTACTCCCTATAAATAGTTATTGCGCCCTCAAgggatgctgggacttgtagttctacacACCATGTATTTGGCAGCCCTCCCCACCATCCATTACACCCATCCCCGTCTCCACATCTATGAACATTCCGCCGACCCCGAGTCCTCACCGGCCCTTGCCGCGGCCTTTGCTGCTCTCCCTGCGAGCAACGTCCGGGTGTCCGCTGGCAGAGCGCTCTGACCAATCACACGCCTCCATTCTACTTGCTTTCCAATCACAAGTGACACAGGAAGCCCCACTACCAATCACAGGTAAGGTGAAGTGCACTAGTCAATCAAGAAGGAGGTGAAAAcaatcagccaatcactgacGAGACAGGAAAACTTAACCAATCATTAGCGCATTTATTAAAAACAACTTCTCAAAATAGAAGCTCCGAAGTCCAATCAGTGTGCTGCGTTCGCCTGACGTCATTGGTTGTCATGTCGGGTTTGGAAGACGTCAGTATTTGATCTCTGGGTCTTCTTAttggctccctggcctgtcaatcatcctgtggACTGAGGGCTGTGACAGTGATTGATAGCTGGGGAGAGGCGGGGCCGGAATGTGGTCGGGTTAGGGTGTGTCCCGCTGCTGACAGGACGTTGTGTAGGGTTGtgtgagcggagggggcggggcttagccgcTTCCTGCTGCTCAGTCCAGACAGACCCTCCCTGGAACCGGGACATGGCGGCTACCGGGGTGCTGCCCTTCATCCGAGGGGTGGACCTGAGCGGCAATGACTTTAAGGTGAGAGGCCATGGGGGACGGGGGAGAGACTGGGGGGCACCCAGAGGGGGCCTGGGGGGCAGTCATATCAACTTGTATGGGTGTAGACAGTGCTGGGTGCTAGGCCTGTGtatatgtgtgatatatactgtatatatatacatgtgataTTATATGAAGATACCCCCCGATTGTCATGGCGCCACCTCCATTTACAAGTCCCGTGATGAATCTTTTAGTCGCCAGAAATGGTCACATGACTGTTACGCTTTGTATCCAGTCGCTAATGGTTGGTATGAGCGCGTAGacgtggtcacatgactgttacGCTTTGTATCCATTGGCTAATATAAACCATGATGGGAGTAG
This region of Leptodactylus fuscus isolate aLepFus1 chromosome 8, aLepFus1.hap2, whole genome shotgun sequence genomic DNA includes:
- the MIEF2 gene encoding mitochondrial dynamics protein MID49, with protein sequence MEACDWSERSASGHPDVARRESSKGRGKGRVIMAEMPLQRKGKKSDDGLSGVVDFLLANARLVLGVGGAAMLGIATLAVKRLIDRAASPPDEKDTDGKIEQKSIEESWKEAVLLKASPKLLRKAKRADLSAALPAPEPSKPITDVAASSRTPEQPPVVEETPMCLTLQETLLHYYTHEALVPDAETQVVKQLVLDIMSELQDFLKAKHPEMPFSVLQLGGALGNGLPVSSLDHAYVFLPLILEPDLWTFIPGHETILNDPQFWMIKRVNLEYTVRGSSLWDRFMLGGYLSTRTIVESLHKAITASINWPAIGTILDCSIRPVIASDDLRLEVIRQDFRMTINILPAAETKDLVLLAYSHSTAPAENLWRPSYYREEILRLQELDSGDSGVRQKCLHLLRSICRRRSGLGHLSATHLRHVLLHLSNDSSDWSESAMSDRFLQILEALIGYLGIGTLPCYFNEKVNLFCHLTEEEIDEIGYGLYQIFSDPNSLLAK